In Candidatus Rokuibacteriota bacterium, the genomic stretch GTGCCCGTTTATCCAAGCCAGACGGGTGTGGTCACTGGGCGCGGGGTCTCGGTACGGGCGCGGGGTAGTCCAGCGCCGCCCGGACCGCCCGCTCCAGCGCGGGAACCGTGAACGGCTTGTCCAGAAAGGGCTCCCCAGGGGCCAGCCGAGTCCGATAGTCCTCGATCTCCTTGGTGCGGTACGCGGACATCAGGAGGATCTTGACCTCTGGGCGGATGGCCCGGACTTCCGCCGCCAGTTGCAGCCCGCTCATGAGGGGCATCACCACGTCCGTGAGGAGTAAATGGAGGGGCTCGGCGTGGGTGCGGGCGAGCCGGAGCACATGGCGCGGGTCTCCCGTGCCAAAGACCGTGTAGCCAGCCATTCGCAAGATGTCCACGGCCAGCGAGAGTACCTCCGGGTCGTCATCGACCACGAGGATCGTTTCGGCTGGCTTCAGCGATGGGGCAGCCATGCTTACCTCTGACGGTCCACTTCAGCACGAAAGCCGGCAAAGCT encodes the following:
- a CDS encoding response regulator, which codes for MAAPSLKPAETILVVDDDPEVLSLAVDILRMAGYTVFGTGDPRHVLRLARTHAEPLHLLLTDVVMPLMSGLQLAAEVRAIRPEVKILLMSAYRTKEIEDYRTRLAPGEPFLDKPFTVPALERAVRAALDYPAPVPRPRAQ